From one Idiomarina sp. X4 genomic stretch:
- a CDS encoding DUF1499 domain-containing protein, which produces MKALHGLFIFLGFLSVILLAVSGPLYKSGTADLGTAFLILRWALYIGAAAFILNIIWYFIRRPQGLVAGLSGLAIIAGAVSVYMPFSQYLKAQNVPAIHDITTDTQNPPEFVAIAPLREDAPNPVEYAGEETAKQQLKAYPELTTYEALVSPAELFEAAVQASKNMGWEIVESSEAAGRIEATATTTWFGFKDDVVIRIRSTADGSELDIRSKSRVGRSDVGKNAERIREFMGELEAQLK; this is translated from the coding sequence ATGAAAGCGTTACATGGTTTGTTTATTTTTCTCGGCTTTTTGTCGGTGATACTGTTGGCAGTATCTGGGCCCTTGTATAAAAGTGGCACTGCCGACTTAGGCACCGCATTCTTAATTCTGCGTTGGGCACTTTATATCGGTGCCGCTGCATTCATTCTGAATATTATTTGGTATTTCATTCGCCGCCCCCAAGGTCTGGTGGCGGGATTGAGCGGGTTAGCCATTATTGCCGGCGCTGTTTCCGTTTACATGCCGTTTAGCCAATACTTGAAGGCTCAAAACGTGCCAGCGATTCACGACATTACTACTGACACACAGAACCCGCCGGAGTTTGTTGCTATTGCTCCATTACGTGAGGATGCGCCTAACCCGGTAGAGTACGCTGGCGAAGAGACGGCAAAACAGCAACTGAAAGCTTATCCTGAACTAACGACTTATGAAGCCTTGGTGTCACCTGCAGAGTTGTTCGAAGCCGCCGTACAAGCTTCTAAAAACATGGGTTGGGAGATAGTTGAAAGCTCAGAGGCTGCCGGTCGAATAGAAGCTACCGCTACAACCACTTGGTTTGGCTTTAAAGACGATGTAGTGATACGCATACGCTCCACTGCAGACGGCAGTGAACTGGATATTCGCAGTAAGTCTCGCGTTGGTCGTAGTGACGTCGGTAAAAACGCCGAACGTATCCGGGAGTTTATGGGTGAGTTAGAAGCTCAATTGAAATAG
- a CDS encoding FAD-dependent oxidoreductase: protein MSLKKLLLLLVIAALFVSAFAFDLTQYLSLDVLKEKQQQLNQLFMDYPLQTFAIYFAIYVISTALSLPGATVLTLGAGAIFGFGWGLLLASFAASLGAFLSFLSARFILRDWVQDKFGERLDAINRGIERDGAFYLLSLRLVPIFPFFVINLVMGLTPIKAWTYYWVSQVGMLLGAAVYINAGTQLAQINSLGDVVSADLIGAFVLLGIMPIIAKLILSLLKRRKAFKGYKKPKSFDNNLVVIGAGSAGLVSAYIAAAVKAKVTLIEKHKMGGDCLNTGCVPSKAFLHVAELAHNARNAGKSGVSVGEVSVDFKQVMHQVQSVIKDIEPHDSVERYTKLGVNVEQGSAKILSPWEVEIEADGETKRVTSRSIIIATGAKPLVPDFEGLDKVSYLTSDTLWDLEELPKRLLVLGGGPIGCELSQAFQRLGSQVTQVEMAERLMGQEDQDTAELLTKRMVHEGIDIKLNHKAVRFETQGDDSVLIAQHNDEEVVLPFDKVLIALGRQPNISGFGLEELGVRTNKTVSTNQLLQTNFPNIYACGDVAGPYQFTHVASHQAWYASVNALFDPFKTFRADYSVIPWVTYTSPQIANVGLTEQQAQKTNKEYEVTQYDIGELDRAIADDNAYGRVKVLTKPGKDEILGVNIIGPQAGELLAEYVLAMKHGIGLNKILGTIHSYPTLAEANKYVAGEWKRANAPEKLLAWVEKFHRWRRR, encoded by the coding sequence ATGTCATTGAAAAAGCTGTTGTTGCTGTTGGTTATCGCTGCTTTGTTTGTAAGTGCGTTTGCGTTCGACCTGACTCAATACCTGTCATTGGATGTGTTAAAAGAAAAGCAGCAGCAGCTTAACCAGCTTTTCATGGACTATCCGCTGCAAACTTTTGCTATTTACTTTGCCATTTACGTTATTTCTACGGCGCTTTCTCTGCCGGGAGCGACCGTATTAACACTCGGCGCCGGGGCTATTTTCGGTTTTGGCTGGGGCTTGCTGCTGGCAAGCTTTGCGGCTTCGCTTGGTGCGTTTTTGTCGTTCTTGAGCGCTCGCTTTATCCTCCGGGACTGGGTGCAGGACAAGTTTGGGGAGCGTCTTGACGCCATAAATCGGGGTATTGAAAGAGACGGGGCATTTTATCTCTTGAGCCTGCGGTTAGTGCCTATTTTCCCGTTTTTTGTCATTAACCTGGTTATGGGGCTTACCCCAATAAAAGCCTGGACCTATTATTGGGTCAGTCAGGTCGGCATGCTTTTGGGGGCGGCTGTATACATTAATGCCGGCACACAGCTAGCGCAAATTAATAGTTTGGGCGACGTGGTGTCGGCTGATTTAATTGGTGCCTTTGTACTTCTCGGCATAATGCCTATTATTGCTAAGCTTATTCTTAGTTTGCTGAAGCGTCGTAAAGCATTTAAAGGCTACAAAAAGCCGAAGTCATTCGACAATAACCTTGTGGTTATTGGTGCGGGCTCGGCTGGGTTAGTCAGTGCTTACATAGCGGCCGCGGTAAAAGCCAAAGTAACCCTAATTGAAAAGCATAAAATGGGCGGCGATTGCTTAAATACAGGGTGTGTGCCATCTAAAGCGTTCTTGCACGTTGCAGAGCTGGCCCATAACGCCCGAAATGCAGGCAAAAGCGGTGTCAGTGTGGGTGAGGTGAGCGTCGACTTTAAGCAGGTGATGCATCAGGTTCAGTCAGTCATTAAAGACATAGAGCCTCATGATTCAGTCGAGCGCTATACCAAGCTAGGGGTGAATGTCGAGCAAGGCAGTGCAAAAATTCTTTCGCCATGGGAAGTTGAAATAGAGGCTGACGGTGAAACCAAGCGCGTAACCAGCCGCAGCATTATCATTGCCACTGGGGCAAAGCCGTTAGTACCTGACTTTGAAGGCTTGGATAAAGTCAGTTATTTAACCTCTGATACCTTGTGGGACTTAGAAGAACTGCCCAAGCGATTGCTGGTATTAGGCGGTGGCCCTATTGGTTGTGAGCTTTCACAAGCGTTTCAGCGGTTAGGTAGTCAGGTAACGCAGGTGGAAATGGCTGAGCGCTTAATGGGTCAGGAAGACCAGGACACGGCTGAGTTATTAACGAAGCGTATGGTTCATGAAGGCATTGATATCAAGTTAAACCATAAGGCCGTACGTTTTGAGACACAAGGTGACGACTCAGTTCTCATTGCCCAACACAATGATGAAGAAGTGGTGTTGCCGTTCGATAAGGTGCTAATAGCATTAGGCCGCCAACCCAACATTTCCGGCTTTGGGCTTGAAGAACTGGGTGTGCGAACCAATAAAACGGTCAGTACCAATCAGCTATTGCAAACGAACTTCCCGAATATCTACGCTTGTGGCGATGTCGCCGGGCCGTACCAGTTTACTCATGTTGCGTCGCATCAAGCTTGGTATGCTTCTGTAAACGCGTTATTTGATCCGTTCAAAACGTTTCGCGCTGACTACTCCGTCATTCCCTGGGTAACTTATACGTCGCCGCAAATTGCTAACGTTGGGTTAACCGAGCAGCAGGCTCAAAAAACGAATAAAGAGTATGAAGTGACCCAATACGATATTGGTGAGCTCGATCGCGCCATTGCCGATGACAATGCTTATGGTCGCGTGAAAGTGTTAACCAAACCGGGCAAAGATGAAATATTAGGTGTAAACATTATTGGCCCTCAGGCAGGTGAGCTTTTAGCGGAGTACGTACTGGCTATGAAACATGGCATTGGGCTGAATAAAATACTCGGTACCATTCACAGTTACCCGACACTGGCGGAAGCTAATAAGTATGTGGCGGGTGAATGGAAACGCGCCAATGCGCCTGAGAAGCTGCTAGCATGGGTAGAGAAGTTCCATCGCTGGCGCCGGAGATAA
- a CDS encoding FlgO family outer membrane protein, whose amino-acid sequence MNALTRIVVSAAVLSLMSACTVLPAKQQVAKEQPLEVYSQPYSAKYSAQLAEQLVDNASVRLSGVKVGITNLVGVTGQYNESSALSQVLSEQLVQELHRRELSVLDFKTTDFIRVTPNGDFALTRDYMELDEIMPITHVMVGTLSHYRDGIMANARLVDINTKDVASVAQVFIPAHVVQQLSEDHGKPVIRKAP is encoded by the coding sequence ATGAATGCACTAACTAGAATAGTTGTATCGGCTGCTGTGTTAAGTCTAATGTCAGCCTGTACCGTATTACCTGCAAAGCAGCAGGTAGCAAAAGAGCAACCGCTGGAAGTCTATTCACAGCCTTACAGTGCAAAATACAGCGCTCAGCTGGCAGAACAGTTGGTTGATAATGCGAGTGTTCGCCTGAGTGGTGTTAAAGTGGGTATTACCAATCTTGTCGGTGTAACGGGTCAGTACAATGAGAGCTCTGCTCTCAGCCAGGTGCTGTCTGAGCAGTTAGTGCAGGAGTTACACCGCCGAGAGCTGAGTGTATTAGACTTTAAAACAACGGACTTTATTCGTGTCACACCAAACGGTGATTTTGCGTTAACGCGCGACTACATGGAGCTTGATGAAATAATGCCAATAACCCACGTTATGGTAGGAACTCTTTCGCATTATCGTGATGGTATCATGGCAAACGCTCGTCTGGTCGATATCAACACCAAAGATGTCGCTAGCGTGGCTCAGGTATTTATACCGGCTCACGTGGTTCAGCAATTAAGTGAAGACCATGGCAAGCCGGTGATTAGAAAGGCGCCTTAA
- a CDS encoding FlgO family outer membrane protein: protein MFLRSILLAVMTVLFSSSVIAHVSNPHEKISDDLAAQLANQLQQANQHYGYSNIGVTRWVLAETLELPSQGDSMHKLSHQLSESLYAHLKERNLDVVEFRAQDYVTLTAEGSTNMTRNVDELEAQPKLDWVLVGTLSRKDDGAVVNLRIIDRRSQEVLAAANRYVPKHLYWPNKQTEMVDGRLQRH, encoded by the coding sequence ATGTTTCTTCGCTCTATTCTTTTGGCAGTAATGACCGTGCTTTTCAGTAGCTCAGTAATAGCACACGTTAGTAATCCTCACGAGAAAATTAGCGATGACTTGGCTGCTCAGCTCGCCAATCAGTTACAACAGGCTAATCAGCATTACGGTTATTCAAATATAGGGGTGACGCGTTGGGTACTGGCTGAAACATTAGAGCTTCCATCACAAGGCGACTCCATGCATAAGCTTAGTCATCAACTCAGTGAAAGCCTCTATGCACATCTCAAAGAACGTAACCTAGACGTGGTCGAGTTTAGAGCACAGGACTATGTGACACTGACAGCTGAGGGTTCAACTAACATGACGCGCAATGTCGACGAGCTGGAGGCTCAGCCAAAGCTTGACTGGGTATTAGTTGGCACTCTGTCACGGAAGGATGATGGTGCGGTTGTGAATTTGCGTATTATTGATCGTCGTAGTCAGGAAGTACTGGCCGCGGCCAATCGATACGTGCCGAAACACTTGTATTGGCCGAATAAGCAAACAGAAATGGTTGATGGTCGACTACAGCGCCATTAA
- a CDS encoding TonB-dependent receptor, with translation MKNMTFRKSLTAAAVAASLGFPALAVAQDTEEKVERIEVTGSRIKQVDMETASPVTVITAEDIQISGEPTVADVLNNASVNSFGSWRGVSGYGSGGSATSNVNMRGLGPNYTLVLLDGRRMPGTSSSSGSAADTSRIPMAIVERIEILREGASAVYGSDAVAGVINIITKKDFTGLNFTYDAERPKADGGDSDRFTASTGFATNKGNITFTFENYRTDAVFDRELWSELGGSSYSAVPNAKGADSGDWYSADFCDVAENVHPSGDGRCLYEFGQVTKFFGDVEQNSILSNFNYNLTNDIRFRGRASASLSETDTRYAGTPVSTTAPTMSADNPYNTTGEDLTLSMRSAQIGERDTRTEINTIDFLGGLVGFADIGNGVDWEINGQYSKSSTRSFNSNLVNDVTIQRLIDSGEYDLLNTSGMSFEDWNAQMTDLYSQAAHTGLYRAEFDSTQIDGFASTLLFDNGTVSMSGLIGAEFERIEFTQQSDPQSASGNVSGGSGGDDVFADRDRTSVYAELQTTLPGDLDVSAAVRYDEYDQEGDVGAQVVGGKFDNVAPQLGIAWRATDSLLLRASWGESFRAPNMGEMFSSQALSFETAVDTLWCDQPGNSDPVYCDQSGTQHKTWFGGNPDLQPEEGESLTAGLVYNITDDWSAELSYYDVTLDNKIAAISVARLLAEERENGMGSNPAVVRDPNTGQIDTMYSFDQNMASLETSGFDFKTNYNVSTDFGDIGVKAEASYVREYVEQTAPDAAPFDYAGIQDYPELRANMSVDWKHNEWGAAWTTYYIGPQDSGNEEYGVTYLQAIPSYVKHNVQFSYNHAYNGRITLGVNNVFDKEPTGWYDGFRDYRDVTWTLYDVLGRSIFFKIEQSF, from the coding sequence GCAGTAGCTGCTTCTTTAGGCTTTCCTGCTTTAGCAGTTGCGCAAGACACAGAAGAAAAAGTTGAGCGTATTGAAGTTACAGGTTCACGTATTAAACAAGTGGATATGGAAACTGCGTCTCCAGTTACTGTAATAACTGCAGAAGATATTCAAATTTCAGGTGAGCCAACAGTTGCTGACGTATTGAACAATGCGTCTGTTAACAGCTTTGGTTCATGGCGTGGTGTTTCAGGTTACGGTTCAGGCGGCAGCGCTACTAGTAACGTGAACATGCGAGGCTTAGGGCCAAACTATACATTGGTGCTTTTAGATGGTCGCCGTATGCCAGGTACAAGCTCGAGCTCAGGCTCTGCAGCTGATACTTCGCGTATCCCAATGGCTATCGTTGAACGCATCGAAATACTTCGTGAAGGTGCATCTGCTGTATACGGTTCAGACGCTGTTGCGGGTGTAATTAACATCATCACGAAGAAAGACTTTACTGGTCTTAACTTTACTTATGACGCTGAGCGCCCTAAAGCCGACGGCGGTGACAGCGATCGCTTCACTGCATCTACTGGTTTTGCAACGAATAAAGGTAATATTACTTTTACCTTTGAAAACTATCGTACCGATGCAGTATTTGACCGTGAACTATGGTCAGAATTAGGCGGCTCTTCATACAGTGCAGTTCCTAACGCGAAAGGCGCTGATAGCGGAGACTGGTATTCTGCTGACTTCTGTGATGTTGCTGAAAACGTCCACCCAAGTGGCGATGGTCGTTGCCTATATGAATTTGGCCAAGTAACTAAGTTCTTTGGTGATGTTGAGCAAAACTCAATTTTATCAAACTTCAATTACAACTTAACTAACGATATTCGTTTCCGTGGTCGCGCAAGCGCTTCATTATCAGAAACTGATACTCGTTATGCAGGTACGCCAGTATCAACAACTGCACCAACAATGTCTGCAGATAACCCATATAACACGACAGGTGAAGACCTAACGTTATCTATGCGTTCTGCTCAAATTGGTGAGCGTGATACACGTACTGAAATCAACACTATCGATTTCTTAGGTGGTTTGGTTGGTTTTGCGGATATCGGTAATGGCGTAGATTGGGAAATCAACGGCCAATACAGCAAATCAAGCACTCGCTCGTTCAACTCAAACTTGGTTAACGACGTAACTATCCAGCGTTTGATTGATAGTGGTGAATACGATTTATTGAATACTTCAGGAATGAGCTTTGAAGACTGGAATGCTCAAATGACTGATTTGTATTCTCAAGCTGCTCACACAGGCCTTTACCGTGCTGAGTTTGATAGCACGCAGATTGATGGTTTTGCATCAACACTGTTGTTTGATAACGGTACAGTTTCAATGTCTGGCTTGATCGGTGCTGAGTTCGAGAGAATCGAATTTACACAACAAAGCGACCCTCAATCAGCATCAGGTAATGTATCAGGTGGTTCAGGTGGTGATGACGTATTCGCAGATCGCGACCGTACGTCAGTATACGCGGAACTACAAACTACACTGCCGGGCGACTTAGATGTTAGTGCAGCGGTTCGTTATGACGAATACGACCAAGAAGGTGATGTTGGTGCTCAAGTTGTTGGTGGTAAATTTGATAACGTGGCTCCACAGCTAGGTATCGCATGGCGTGCAACTGATTCTTTGCTATTACGTGCAAGCTGGGGTGAGTCTTTCCGTGCACCAAACATGGGCGAAATGTTCTCTTCTCAAGCGCTAAGCTTTGAAACAGCAGTAGATACTTTATGGTGTGATCAACCTGGCAACTCGGATCCAGTATACTGTGATCAGTCAGGTACTCAGCATAAAACTTGGTTCGGTGGAAACCCAGATCTACAGCCAGAAGAAGGCGAATCTTTAACAGCTGGTCTTGTGTATAACATTACTGACGACTGGTCTGCAGAGCTTTCATACTACGACGTTACTCTGGATAACAAAATCGCAGCTATCAGTGTAGCTCGCTTGTTAGCGGAAGAACGTGAGAATGGCATGGGCTCTAACCCTGCAGTAGTGCGTGACCCGAACACTGGTCAAATCGACACTATGTATAGCTTTGACCAAAACATGGCAAGCTTGGAAACTTCTGGTTTCGATTTCAAAACTAACTACAACGTTAGTACTGACTTCGGTGATATCGGTGTTAAAGCTGAAGCAAGTTATGTTCGTGAATACGTAGAACAAACTGCACCAGATGCGGCACCATTTGACTATGCTGGTATCCAGGATTACCCAGAACTGCGTGCGAACATGTCTGTTGACTGGAAGCACAACGAATGGGGAGCTGCTTGGACCACATACTACATCGGTCCTCAAGACTCTGGTAACGAAGAGTACGGTGTGACTTACTTACAAGCTATTCCTAGCTACGTTAAGCATAATGTACAGTTCTCGTACAACCATGCGTACAACGGTCGCATCACTCTAGGTGTGAACAACGTATTTGATAAAGAGCCAACTGGCTGGTACGACGGTTTCCGTGACTATCGTGACGTAACTTGGACTCTTTATGATGTATTAGGTCGTTCTATCTTCTTCAAGATTGAACAATCTTTCTAA
- a CDS encoding TonB-dependent receptor, with translation MKTWFLAALPLVAFHAVAQEKPIEIIEVIGRDTSSVVLPSEEGTDGLFGLSESLQDIPRAATIINESLIEEAAINDLHDIARFAPNSFAAAGFGNPSLPTLRGQLGELYEAGMRRQAGNNGLGIPMSFNAIEGMAVVKGAPPVMLGTSQRVGGFVNLQPKTARLNDIDTRVKAQLGQWSQYRFQVDHNWILKEDEQGLRISAEYVDEDSFYDYHHHRSDDVLLAYKFAPNDDTQLDVSLEYYEVEWTDNAGINRPTQNLIDNNLYITGQGVQPNGSRVAGAGAVISPTGEVRIDRSTTLTDPLDTNTAETALLHAKFQHWLSDDMVLVNRTYYQYLTREGVNQNSFVEIIDDAHTFENRTELHINKKTVVGVNLRINDVLGYSQFTTEADNPIDLTGPLDNRRIPLTPSQQARLIELRPGLFVSPGAQYDLDGDGAGDFNLSDTTDSTSYQWGIFAQHELELTDKWRVTGGVRADYYDVKAKDPIAPQGTEVKSDTYSDWLSAISLSTQYDWTPNLTLYATAYESDSTSNSMAGGTVLNGSGVIDEQNFATENTLYELGIKYAPSGARWYADAVLFDQKRSLRNRDGSNSGIRTEGLETQWHYASEIGYWVTLAASYIDARWDDSAASQGTRQVADAFDNSRPDIIEGTGLGSPNFTLFPASNQQLQGIPEVQASVVAGWNITEKWSVGGDVSYTKHYPLDYLQTVFIRDQHTLNLNSRYRFSEQLNVRLDVFNATDQDNWSPVFEGGYFGATLAFPSQPVHARLSINYEF, from the coding sequence ATGAAAACGTGGTTCCTCGCCGCATTACCCCTAGTTGCTTTCCATGCTGTAGCACAAGAAAAGCCGATAGAAATTATAGAGGTGATAGGGCGCGATACCTCATCGGTAGTGCTGCCATCTGAGGAGGGCACCGATGGGCTGTTTGGCTTGTCTGAAAGTCTGCAGGATATTCCCCGTGCCGCGACGATTATTAATGAGTCGTTAATAGAGGAAGCGGCTATTAATGACTTACACGACATTGCGCGATTCGCCCCAAATAGTTTTGCAGCGGCCGGTTTTGGAAACCCGTCGCTACCAACTTTGCGCGGTCAGCTGGGCGAGCTGTATGAGGCCGGTATGCGTCGTCAGGCGGGCAATAACGGTTTGGGTATTCCTATGTCGTTTAATGCCATAGAGGGCATGGCGGTTGTTAAAGGTGCGCCGCCGGTTATGTTGGGTACGTCACAGCGTGTGGGGGGCTTCGTCAACTTGCAGCCGAAAACCGCTCGCCTGAACGACATAGATACTCGGGTAAAAGCGCAGCTAGGTCAGTGGAGTCAGTATCGTTTTCAAGTTGATCACAACTGGATTCTAAAAGAAGACGAACAGGGGCTGAGAATAAGTGCGGAGTACGTCGACGAAGACAGCTTTTACGATTATCACCATCACCGTAGTGATGATGTCCTGTTAGCGTACAAGTTTGCCCCGAACGATGATACACAGCTGGATGTCTCGCTTGAGTATTATGAGGTAGAGTGGACGGATAACGCCGGTATCAACCGTCCGACTCAAAATCTGATAGATAATAACTTATACATTACCGGACAGGGCGTACAGCCGAATGGTTCACGCGTTGCTGGGGCTGGTGCGGTTATTAGTCCAACCGGTGAAGTGCGTATTGATCGCAGTACGACCTTAACCGATCCGCTAGATACAAACACTGCGGAGACGGCGTTACTGCATGCTAAATTTCAGCATTGGTTGAGTGATGATATGGTACTGGTGAACCGCACATACTATCAGTACTTAACCCGTGAAGGTGTTAACCAAAACAGCTTTGTGGAAATTATTGATGATGCGCACACCTTTGAAAATCGCACTGAGCTTCATATTAATAAGAAGACAGTGGTTGGTGTTAATCTGCGTATAAATGACGTGTTGGGATACAGCCAGTTCACCACCGAAGCCGATAACCCGATTGATTTAACCGGCCCACTGGATAATCGCCGAATTCCATTAACCCCAAGTCAGCAAGCGCGACTGATAGAGTTGCGTCCCGGTTTGTTTGTATCGCCTGGTGCACAGTATGATTTAGACGGTGACGGGGCGGGGGATTTCAACCTATCTGATACCACCGACTCGACCAGCTATCAGTGGGGCATTTTCGCACAACATGAACTCGAGCTCACTGACAAATGGCGCGTCACCGGCGGTGTAAGAGCTGACTATTATGATGTGAAGGCTAAGGATCCTATTGCGCCGCAAGGGACAGAAGTTAAGAGTGATACCTACAGTGACTGGCTAAGCGCGATAAGTTTGTCGACGCAATACGATTGGACACCGAACCTGACGCTATATGCTACGGCTTATGAGAGTGATTCAACATCGAATTCCATGGCGGGTGGCACAGTGTTAAATGGTTCGGGAGTCATTGATGAACAAAACTTTGCGACTGAAAATACATTATACGAGTTAGGAATAAAGTACGCACCATCAGGCGCCCGCTGGTATGCAGATGCGGTATTATTCGACCAAAAACGCAGCTTGCGAAACCGCGATGGGTCGAACAGTGGTATTCGTACTGAGGGGCTGGAAACTCAGTGGCATTACGCGAGTGAGATTGGCTATTGGGTAACTTTAGCGGCAAGTTATATCGATGCTCGTTGGGATGATTCCGCAGCGTCGCAAGGAACCCGCCAGGTGGCGGATGCGTTTGATAACTCACGTCCCGATATTATTGAAGGCACAGGCTTAGGCTCGCCAAACTTCACATTATTTCCGGCGTCGAATCAGCAACTGCAGGGAATACCGGAAGTACAAGCGTCCGTTGTTGCGGGTTGGAATATCACGGAAAAGTGGTCGGTTGGCGGCGACGTAAGCTATACCAAACATTATCCATTGGATTATCTTCAGACCGTATTTATACGTGATCAACATACGCTTAACCTGAATTCACGTTATCGTTTTAGCGAACAACTGAACGTGCGTCTGGATGTGTTCAATGCCACCGATCAGGATAATTGGTCACCGGTATTCGAAGGTGGCTATTTTGGTGCAACCTTGGCCTTTCCATCACAGCCGGTACATGCCCGTCTGAGTATTAATTACGAGTTTTAA
- a CDS encoding ABC transporter substrate-binding protein — protein MNFYAWGGSPQVNSYLRWAQQELEAEGIEFRHNKVADVSEVVKQLISGHSNADIIWINGENFHALKDANALLPIVDDINATQHINPELNWQTDFGEPVNGLEVPWGVGQFNLIARPGVFGTEAVSAEELMRAAQEYRGRISYPKPPEFHGTTFLKSLLLSLYPERRSVFQQPVQSINAQEVTQPLWDYLDKLHPLLWQQGDNFPSSAGEQVSYLANGQLMIAVSFNPNDDQTLVNQGRLPAGVKRHTLSDHAITNTHYLAIPKTAKSVEKAKQIIEFMLSSEAQLRKADTNRWGDPSVLKPELLHTKESSRQTELLPATDDFHVSWQSYLEQEWSARYQ, from the coding sequence GTGAACTTTTATGCGTGGGGTGGCTCACCGCAAGTAAACAGTTACTTACGTTGGGCGCAACAAGAATTAGAAGCTGAAGGCATTGAGTTTCGACACAATAAAGTGGCCGATGTGTCCGAGGTAGTGAAACAACTTATCAGTGGACATTCCAACGCGGATATTATCTGGATAAACGGTGAAAACTTTCACGCTTTAAAAGACGCGAATGCACTGCTACCCATTGTTGATGACATTAACGCCACGCAACACATTAACCCAGAGCTCAACTGGCAAACCGATTTTGGTGAACCGGTGAACGGTTTGGAAGTCCCTTGGGGCGTTGGTCAGTTTAACCTCATCGCTCGTCCTGGTGTGTTTGGAACGGAAGCGGTGAGTGCTGAAGAACTCATGCGCGCTGCTCAAGAGTATAGAGGCCGAATAAGTTACCCAAAGCCGCCGGAGTTTCACGGTACGACGTTTTTAAAGTCATTACTGTTGTCGTTGTATCCGGAGCGTCGTTCGGTTTTCCAGCAACCGGTTCAGTCAATTAACGCGCAAGAAGTCACTCAACCGCTCTGGGACTACCTCGACAAACTGCATCCGCTATTATGGCAACAGGGTGACAATTTTCCGTCATCCGCTGGCGAACAAGTGTCTTATTTAGCCAATGGACAGTTGATGATAGCGGTAAGCTTCAATCCTAATGACGACCAAACCTTAGTGAATCAGGGGCGGTTGCCGGCTGGGGTTAAAAGACACACATTATCTGACCACGCTATTACCAATACACATTATTTGGCGATTCCTAAAACCGCAAAAAGCGTGGAAAAAGCGAAGCAAATTATTGAGTTCATGCTGTCTTCTGAAGCCCAGTTGCGCAAGGCAGACACGAATCGCTGGGGTGATCCGTCTGTTTTAAAGCCCGAGCTACTTCATACCAAAGAAAGCAGTCGGCAGACAGAACTGTTACCAGCAACCGATGACTTTCATGTTAGCTGGCAATCGTATTTGGAGCAGGAATGGTCCGCGCGCTATCAATAA